The following coding sequences lie in one Burkholderia cepacia genomic window:
- a CDS encoding cation:proton antiporter: MKSAFSFLPNWPLAPDAVFWAGLALFAAGLCGELCYRAWRLPRITGYAVIGLIAGSFGFGVIDASTDETSRLLMDVALGLLLFELGSRLDLRWIRRNPWLVASSLAEATLTFVLVLFVMLALGVSGMVALVLSAIAIATSPSMVIQLKTELRAEGQVSQRLITLTALNSVYAIVLTKLVTSWLHQEAYGNVFATILQPLYLIAGSFIVAYLVARSCNYLFRHMTATMRDEHSFVALFGLVMLAIAVAQALKLSTLLTLLLAGIIVKNLEARPQLWPEHFGTAGWLLTVVLFVLTLTSFTWGDIALGGLLAIVLIVTRLAAKLAGVVAFAKPSGLGMKQGIALGIALTPMSALSYLLVDDTYQLYPNFDPHLRAIVMCSIVILQLVSPFVVYRCLSAVGERSDSN, encoded by the coding sequence ATGAAGTCGGCGTTCTCATTCCTGCCCAACTGGCCGCTTGCGCCGGATGCCGTGTTCTGGGCCGGGCTCGCGCTGTTCGCGGCCGGCCTGTGTGGCGAGCTGTGCTACCGCGCGTGGCGTCTGCCGCGCATCACCGGTTACGCGGTGATCGGTCTGATTGCCGGTTCGTTCGGATTCGGCGTGATCGATGCCAGCACCGACGAAACGTCGCGGCTGCTGATGGATGTCGCGCTCGGCCTGCTGCTGTTCGAACTCGGCAGCCGCCTCGACCTGCGCTGGATCCGGCGTAATCCGTGGCTCGTCGCGTCGAGTCTCGCGGAAGCCACGCTGACGTTCGTGCTCGTGCTGTTCGTGATGCTCGCGCTCGGCGTGTCGGGGATGGTCGCGCTCGTGCTGTCGGCGATCGCGATCGCCACGTCGCCGTCGATGGTGATCCAGCTCAAGACCGAGCTGCGCGCGGAAGGGCAGGTGTCGCAACGTCTCATCACGCTCACCGCGCTCAATAGCGTGTACGCGATCGTGCTGACCAAGCTCGTGACGAGCTGGCTTCACCAGGAAGCGTACGGCAACGTTTTCGCGACGATCCTGCAACCGCTCTACCTGATCGCCGGTTCGTTCATCGTCGCGTATCTCGTCGCGCGTTCGTGCAACTACCTGTTCCGCCACATGACCGCGACGATGCGCGACGAGCATTCGTTCGTCGCGCTGTTCGGGCTCGTGATGCTCGCGATCGCGGTCGCACAGGCATTGAAGCTGTCGACGCTGCTCACGCTGCTGCTCGCCGGCATCATCGTGAAGAACCTCGAAGCGCGGCCGCAGCTGTGGCCGGAGCATTTCGGCACGGCCGGCTGGCTGCTGACGGTGGTCCTGTTCGTGCTGACGCTCACGTCGTTCACCTGGGGCGACATCGCGCTCGGCGGGCTGCTCGCGATCGTGCTGATCGTCACGCGGCTCGCCGCGAAGCTGGCCGGCGTCGTCGCGTTCGCGAAGCCGAGCGGCCTCGGGATGAAGCAGGGCATTGCGCTCGGCATCGCGCTGACACCGATGTCAGCACTGTCGTACCTGCTCGTCGACGATACGTACCAGCTCTACCCGAATTTCGACCCGCACCTGCGCGCGATCGTGATGTGCTCGATCGTGATCCTGCAGCTCGTCAGCCCGTTCGTCGTCTACCGCTGCCTGTCGGCGGTCGGTGAACGCAGCGACAGCAACTGA
- a CDS encoding YbdK family carboxylate-amine ligase — MALETFVNSEPFTFGVELEIQVVNTHNYDLTKAASDLMRLIQGETFPGNITPEITESMIELSTGICHSHEQAVSELHAIRDVLVKAADQLNVGLAGGGTHAFQQWSDRQIYDAPRFQYISELYGYLAKQFTVFGQHVHIGCPDPDSALFLLHSMSRFIPHFIALSASSPFVQNVDTGFHSARLNSVFAFPLSGRAPFVLTWDSFEEYFTKMVNTGVVNSMKDFYWDIRPKPGYGTIEVRVMDTPLSVDRAAAIACYIQTLARYLLTDRPLKLSEDDYLVYTFNRFEACRFGLEGTCVNPQTGERRTIAEDILDTLDRIAPHAAALGSRAALDEIGALAKARVNDASWLRTVFKQEKSLNETVRQQCLRWRE; from the coding sequence ATGGCACTCGAAACCTTCGTCAATTCCGAACCGTTCACGTTCGGCGTCGAACTGGAGATCCAGGTCGTCAACACGCACAACTACGACCTGACCAAGGCTGCATCCGACCTGATGCGCCTGATCCAGGGCGAGACCTTTCCGGGCAACATCACGCCGGAAATCACCGAGAGCATGATCGAGCTGTCGACCGGCATCTGCCATTCGCACGAGCAGGCCGTCAGCGAGCTGCATGCGATCCGCGACGTGCTCGTGAAGGCGGCCGACCAGCTCAACGTCGGGCTTGCCGGCGGCGGCACGCATGCGTTCCAGCAATGGAGCGACCGGCAGATCTACGATGCGCCGCGCTTCCAGTACATCTCCGAGCTGTACGGCTATCTCGCGAAGCAGTTCACCGTGTTCGGCCAGCACGTGCACATCGGCTGTCCCGATCCGGACAGCGCGCTGTTCCTGCTGCACTCGATGTCGCGCTTCATTCCGCACTTCATCGCGCTGTCCGCATCGTCGCCGTTCGTGCAGAACGTCGACACGGGCTTCCATTCGGCACGCCTGAATTCGGTGTTCGCGTTCCCGCTGTCGGGCCGTGCGCCGTTCGTGCTGACCTGGGACAGCTTCGAGGAGTACTTCACGAAGATGGTGAACACGGGTGTCGTCAATTCGATGAAGGACTTCTACTGGGACATCCGCCCGAAGCCCGGCTACGGCACGATCGAGGTGCGCGTGATGGATACGCCGCTGTCGGTCGACCGCGCGGCGGCGATCGCCTGCTACATCCAGACGCTCGCACGCTACCTGCTGACCGACCGGCCCCTGAAGCTGTCGGAGGACGATTACCTCGTCTACACGTTCAACCGTTTCGAAGCGTGCCGCTTCGGGCTAGAGGGCACCTGCGTGAATCCTCAGACGGGTGAGCGCCGTACGATCGCGGAAGACATCCTCGACACGCTCGACCGGATCGCGCCGCATGCAGCCGCGCTCGGGTCGCGCGCGGCGCTCGACGAGATCGGCGCGCTCGCGAAAGCACGCGTGAACGACGCATCGTGGTTGAGAACCGTTTTCAAACAGGAAAAATCGCTGAACGAGACGGTCCGGCAGCAGTGCTTACGTTGGCGTGAGTGA
- a CDS encoding MarR family winged helix-turn-helix transcriptional regulator, with protein sequence MSEGVYGNQASGRVTHSLLRLSTAMRSQAWDWAEGAGLTPTQGEILVLLLQRKGPMRLGEIARETQLTAATTSDAVSTLETKGLVEKRRALDDGRALAVRLSARGRTAAKKALQWPEFLTKAVGKLGADEQGALYRALLKTLRELQVAGATPPQRMCVTCAHFQPGKLSKKTVHHCAALDISMSDSDLRLDCSVQEEADAATQKKTWKIFAG encoded by the coding sequence ATGAGCGAAGGCGTTTACGGGAACCAGGCTTCGGGACGTGTGACCCACAGCCTGCTGCGGTTGAGTACGGCCATGCGAAGCCAGGCATGGGATTGGGCGGAGGGCGCTGGCCTCACGCCGACGCAGGGCGAGATTCTCGTGCTGCTGCTGCAGCGCAAGGGCCCGATGCGGCTCGGCGAGATCGCGCGCGAGACTCAGCTCACCGCGGCAACCACGAGCGATGCGGTCAGCACGCTCGAGACGAAGGGGCTCGTCGAGAAGCGCCGTGCGCTGGACGACGGCCGTGCACTGGCCGTGCGTCTGTCGGCGCGTGGCCGGACCGCCGCGAAGAAGGCGCTGCAATGGCCTGAATTCCTGACGAAGGCGGTCGGCAAGCTCGGCGCGGACGAGCAGGGCGCGCTGTACCGCGCGCTGCTGAAGACGCTGCGCGAGCTGCAGGTGGCCGGTGCGACGCCGCCGCAACGCATGTGCGTGACGTGCGCCCACTTCCAGCCGGGCAAGCTGTCGAAGAAGACCGTGCATCACTGCGCGGCGCTCGACATCTCGATGTCGGACAGCGATCTGCGTCTCGACTGCTCGGTGCAGGAAGAAGCCGACGCGGCGACGCAGAAGAAGACCTGGAAGATTTTCGCCGGCTGA
- a CDS encoding glutamine amidotransferase: MNAEVVAIRHVHFEDLGSFEQVLGERGRRVRYVDVGSSRVEVLDVLEPSLFVVLGGPISVYDDAQYPTIAPLLTLVRQRIDAGLPILGICLGAQFIARALGARVYPAAQHELGWAPLALTDAGRASPLRHLDGAATSMLHWHGDTFDLPGGAIHLASTPACRHQAFAWGQHVLALQCHPEIRTDRFEPWLIANAGEIAAMPGIDARQLRADTAQHGPVLETAARRMFGEWLDSVGL; encoded by the coding sequence ATGAACGCTGAAGTCGTGGCGATCCGCCATGTGCATTTCGAGGATCTCGGGAGCTTCGAGCAGGTGCTCGGCGAACGGGGGAGGCGGGTGCGCTATGTCGACGTCGGATCGTCGCGGGTCGAGGTGCTCGACGTGCTCGAGCCGTCGCTGTTCGTCGTGCTCGGCGGGCCGATCAGCGTCTACGACGATGCGCAGTATCCGACGATCGCGCCGCTTCTGACGCTCGTCCGGCAGCGCATCGACGCAGGGCTGCCGATCCTCGGCATTTGCCTCGGCGCGCAGTTCATCGCGCGGGCGCTCGGTGCACGCGTCTATCCGGCCGCGCAGCACGAACTCGGCTGGGCGCCGCTGGCGCTCACCGATGCAGGCCGCGCGTCGCCGCTGCGTCATCTCGATGGCGCGGCGACGTCGATGCTCCACTGGCACGGCGATACGTTCGACCTGCCGGGCGGCGCGATCCATCTCGCGTCGACGCCGGCGTGCCGCCACCAGGCATTCGCTTGGGGGCAGCACGTGCTGGCGCTGCAATGCCATCCGGAAATCCGTACCGACCGTTTCGAACCCTGGCTGATCGCGAACGCCGGAGAAATCGCGGCGATGCCCGGTATCGATGCACGCCAGTTGCGTGCCGATACCGCGCAGCACGGCCCCGTGCTCGAAACGGCTGCGCGACGCATGTTCGGGGAGTGGCTCGACAGCGTCGGGCTCTGA
- a CDS encoding NADH:flavin oxidoreductase/NADH oxidase, protein MTALFSPFTLRGVTLPNRIVISPMCQYSAERGEATDWHMIHLGHLALSGAGLLCIEATAVEPDGRITHGDLGLWDDVTEAALKPVLAAIRKHSPVRVAMQLSHAGRKASSAVPWEGGQLISVADGGWLPHGPSAVPHKDGETPPLALDAAGLNRIREAFAASAKRAARLGIDALEVHAAHGYLLHQFLSPLANQRTDEYGGSRENRMRFPLEIYEIVRAAFPEDRPVGVRVSATDWVEGGWELDDTIAFAHELKRRGCDWIDVSSGGVSPLQKIPLSPGYQVPFAQAVKRAVGMPTMAVGLINEPEHANRLIEAGDVDFIAMARAMLYDPRWPWHAAAELGAQVTAPPQYWRSQPREHKALFGDIAFGQR, encoded by the coding sequence ATGACTGCGCTGTTTTCTCCATTCACGCTGCGCGGCGTGACCCTTCCGAACCGGATCGTGATCTCCCCGATGTGCCAGTACTCGGCCGAACGCGGTGAAGCGACCGACTGGCACATGATCCACCTCGGCCATCTCGCGCTGTCGGGCGCGGGGCTGCTGTGCATCGAGGCGACGGCAGTGGAACCCGACGGGCGCATCACGCACGGCGACCTCGGTCTCTGGGACGACGTGACCGAAGCCGCGCTGAAGCCCGTGCTGGCCGCGATCCGCAAGCATTCGCCAGTCCGCGTCGCGATGCAGCTGTCGCATGCTGGGCGCAAGGCGTCGAGCGCCGTGCCGTGGGAGGGCGGCCAGCTGATATCGGTTGCCGACGGCGGCTGGCTGCCGCACGGGCCGTCGGCCGTGCCGCACAAGGACGGCGAGACGCCGCCGCTCGCGCTCGATGCCGCGGGCCTGAATCGCATCCGCGAAGCGTTCGCGGCGTCGGCGAAGCGTGCGGCACGGCTCGGCATTGACGCGCTCGAAGTACATGCGGCGCACGGCTATCTGCTGCACCAGTTCCTGTCGCCGCTCGCAAACCAGCGTACCGACGAATACGGTGGCTCGCGCGAGAACCGGATGCGTTTTCCGCTCGAAATCTACGAGATCGTGCGCGCGGCGTTTCCGGAGGACCGGCCGGTTGGCGTGCGCGTGTCCGCGACCGACTGGGTCGAAGGCGGCTGGGAGCTCGACGATACGATCGCGTTCGCGCACGAGCTGAAGCGGCGCGGCTGCGACTGGATCGACGTGTCGTCCGGCGGCGTGTCGCCGCTGCAGAAGATTCCGCTGTCGCCCGGCTACCAGGTGCCGTTCGCGCAGGCGGTGAAACGCGCGGTCGGCATGCCGACGATGGCGGTCGGCCTGATCAACGAGCCCGAGCACGCGAACCGGCTGATCGAAGCCGGCGATGTCGACTTTATCGCGATGGCGCGCGCGATGCTGTACGACCCGCGCTGGCCGTGGCATGCGGCGGCCGAGCTCGGCGCGCAGGTGACGGCGCCGCCGCAATACTGGCGTTCGCAGCCGCGCGAGCACAAGGCGTTGTTCGGCGACATCGC